The window CAACCGCTCAACCACCGCTATGAAACAGAAGCGAGACACCCCTGCGAGCGGTGATCGAGCGGTAGTGCGCCGGTGCAACCGCCTGGCCCTGGAACCTTGGGTGGCTAAGTCCTAAGCGGTACAACCGCTTAGGGCACCGGTGTTACCGGTGTGTGGAGCACAACCGGAACAACtgggccaccaccgcccgagtaccgcatcaaaacaAAACCGTGACCGGTTGTTGAGCGGTACCTAGCCGGTACAAACGCTGATGAACACCACATAAATTTTAAGCATGGGGCGGTACCACTGCTCgggggcagcggtacaaccgcttggGTATGCACTGGGATGTTCAACCCCAGGGTATCACCCCTGGGGTAGTCGTTGGGTCGGTGTCAAgggccagcggtacaaccgctgagaGTACACAACAACAGTTGAAAAGAAGGGGAGCTCTATCGCTCTAACAAGAAACAGAAGGCAAATGTGGGTGAGGAAAAAGTGTACATGCAATGATTCACCCAACTCCTTCCGATGTggattccctcttaatagtacgtgTTTCCTATGACCAAAGAGATAAACATGTAGACAAacaccgtcttcgatcttttccttccagagagaGCAACTAATCGATGCAAGCCTAATCACCGAGAACCTGAAGCACTTAGCACAaaattagaccaacaaagggttgtcatcatcatccaaaacacaaaGTAAGGAAATGACCTTACACattgagtgaacctttggttatcatgtgatgttcactTTGCTTCGgatactttacaaaacctgaggtgagatatatcggtatcctcttgagtcatacacatgATCACTATACTGGTTTTCTcgttgctagttttgttcgtctttCTCGTTGTCGTGTTCTGGTATCCCCGTGACGAAGTCACCTGTGTCTGTACAGACGAAGATGGATGCCGTCACACCGAGACGTCCCTAAtaatatctctccatcgttggaggagcaaattccactctcgagctaccgtgtcccttgtcaaactttccaatgaacctataagttgtcgttatgatcaccaagTTACTGATGACATTTGAGAAACCCCAAAGCTCATTGTACGGCAAGAGTGACTACGATACTCTAATGGCCTGAGGAACTAAAATCACAAATTAACACTCCGCGTTATAACAATTGACTCATGACGATACTatatcaaagtataacaaacaagttcgggtcgattcaatatgatcgttcttctaacagcATACTCTTGATGTTTTTTggagactatcgttacacttaatgatatcTTAAGATCCGGGAAACATGATcatcaacaacacttgagctagtcttagaggcaggactaggaatcttattttaccgtttatcattctacacgtgcatatgagttttgcactgaatcacatatttcaggatcatagcagttatagcatagaatataaactctaaaTTGTGATTACCGAAATATAAtattacaatattattgcctctagggcatacttccaacagCTCTGCGCTGGAGGAGCGTCGTGTGGTGAAACTTTTTAATTGCAAACTTGCCCCGTTCCCTTTTGTGTACCTTGGAATCCCAATTTCTCCTTAAAAATTTTGTATGGAATATGTTGCTCCTTTGTTTCTAAAAGTTGGCGATCGGGTCACACCTAGGTGTGGGCGTTATAATTAGACGGTTGGCAGGGTCTGCCTCATGAATGCATGTCTATCCTTTCTACCTATGTTCTTGATGGGCTTCTATCGTCTTTCTGTGGGAACCCACGCTGGGTATGACAAGAATCATAGTGGTTTCCATTGGAATCcgcgaagaacaagaagaaatacCGATTGGTTAAATGTAAGATTATGTGCAGGTCTAGAACATTGGTGGGTTGGGAGATCATTAATTAAGGAGTGCGACAAGGATCCTACTGATGCACTGATCTTACATGTGCGTACCACGACATCTTTGTTATCTCGTCAAGATCGTGCGCCTACGTCTTAGGGAGGGTTGTGGCTCTCTTTGGTGGCTGCCTTCGTCTCATTCTGTTTTCTTTTTGCTGGTTGTTTGTTGGCCTGTGTGCCAAGTATTGGAACTTATTGCTGCGGTGGCAGTCTTCATTACTTTGCTTTGTATCCTCACTTTATAGGGCGCCCATGGGTATCCGTGCTGGTTGGCTTTGTTTATAAAGTCGGGCTAATGTCTTTTCTCTAAAAACATCAGTAGTAGTGGTTGTATTTGTTATTGTTTTTGCATATGTATATTGGATATAGATAGAAAGGAACATCTCCATCGTGAGATGCACATAGCTTGGATTATTTGGCTGAATTGTATATACTTGGTGTCCCATGCCACCTCTCATGCCAGGAAAATGAATTATAGAAAAGAGGAGGTCAAACGAATCATGCAGTACAGAACAACGTGAGCTCCATATGCAACAGTCAGTGTGCTCTGCGCGCCAGCCCTCCATGATGGGATCAAGATCCCGCTATTATTATTCTCAGGAACCGCAGGATTCCTGAGACATGCATGCAACGCCGCGTATAGAAAATGCGATTAGCCGCAGAAGAATCAAGAATCAAGAGAGTTACTATATATAAACAGGTAATTAATTAACACGCATGAACGCTCGGATCGATCAACGGATACACACGCACAAACACACACATCTATCTGTCCGCCGCGACCGAGGCGAGGATTGATCACTCGACGCGGTGAAAAAAAGCAGAGCAAAATCGTAAGAAGAGCAGAGGAGGTACATTTTGTCGCCGGAGTCGAGAACGGAGGGCGGCCGCTGCCCGATGAATGGATTCGGTTCGTCGGTTAATTTCTTCTCCTTGACATGGACCCGGCGCTGCCCTCAAAGAGCTCCTCGATGATGCCCTCGAGGTCGTCCGCGCTCAACTTGATGTACTTCTCCGTCTGCCTCCCCGCGGTGAAGTGCTGCGCGAAGCGGCCGAGGAAGGACCGGTACGCCGGCACCACGACGGCGGCGATGGATACCCGGAGCTCCGACTGCAGCTGCTCGTCGCTCACCACCCACGCGCCCTGCGTCCGCTGGATCTCGTCCATGGCCGCGTTGAACTGCTTGAACCGCTCCTTGAGCACCGGCTTCTGCACGTGCCCCTTCACCGTGATCCCGCCGTCGTCGCGGAGCACGTTCAGCACGCGGCCCCACGTCTCGCGCTGGTAGTTCTTGTGGTACTGCCGGAGGTCCGTCGACCGCTTCCTCGCCCACGCCTCGCCGACCACCGCGTTGATCTCCGGCGAGCCCCGGATCTTCTGCAGCATGTACCGCCCGTTGTTCATCAGGAAGATGCTGCTCAGCGCCAGGTCCTTGTACAGCTTCGACTTGGCCTCCAGGCTCCCGTGGAGGAGCTCCATCACCTCCATCAGCTGCGCCGCGAACGGGTTGCTCTCGCCTTCGTGCCCGGGGGCGTCGTCGGCGTCCGGCCGGTGGAACTCCCGGAACACCTGCTCCAGCGTGTTCTTGTATTCGCACGCGTACTTGAGGTAGTTCATCAGGTAGCGTGTCAGCGGGTGCACCGCACCGCCGGGGACCGGCTGCTTCCCGGCGTCCGCACGGATGGAGCTCTCAAGGTCGcagaagatggcggcggccgactCGCCTAGGCGGGACCGCACAGAGGCGAGCTCGGACTTGAGGTCGGCCAGCGCTTCGGCGCCGCTGCTGTTCTCGCCGCCTTCGGCCTTGTTCGTGGAGATGAAGCCGTCCACGACGGGGGCTCCATCGCGGATAGCCTCGTACATGTCGAGCACCTTGAAGAGCTTCTCGGCGGCGCGCTTGGTCATAGCCACGGCCTCCGTGAAGTTAAACATCTGGAGCATGGCGCAGCGGGCCAGGTCCGCGAAGATATCGCGGCCAAGGCCGGCGTTGCGGCCAACGAAGACACGGACGCAGAGGTCGTGCTcggcggagaggccggcgttgaggATGTGCCGGTACGCCTTAATCCATGCCCCGATCTCCGACTCGagcccctcccatgccatcctcACCACATCGTCAATGCTCGCCTTCTCGTACCCGAGGCTTTGCATCGTGGCGTCCAGCGCATTCCTGCGCGCCACGAGGAACACCTGTGTGCACTCCGTCTCGTAGCCCGCGGTGATCATGATCTCGGCCATGGCGCGGAGATGGTCCACTGTCTCCGCCGGGAACGGCTGGGAGGCGTCGTCGCCTGCACTGCCGCCCTCAGTGGGAGGAACGACGGACCGATCTGGGTCGCCACCTTGCCCGAACGACGGCGGGCGCTTCATGGACTTGGCGGTAGCGCTGCCGGACTCGCTGGCGTTGGGCGTTTTGGTGAGGCGGGGGTCCTCGAGCAGCGCGTACAACTCGTCCTCGAGGAACGTCATGGAGCGGTGGAGCACGCCGGTGACGCGGTGCACGCCGATGGTGTACTTGACGGCCCCCTCCGTGCCATTGCCGCCACCGGTGGCGGTGAGCGCGGATGCGAGCGTGACGATGCGCTTGATCGCGGCGAGGAGAAGCGGCTGCTGGCCGCCCTCCCCCAGCGCCCACTTACCCTCCTCTCCCTCCGACTGCGCTATCTCCACCTCCACGGCGGAGGCGAACCTGTCGAGCGTCACCTCCGAGATGCTCAGCGGGGCGTCCCCGTCCCGGCTTGCGAGGAAGGCCTCGACCTCCGCCGAGAGCTCGGCGAGGTCCGGCTCCTcatgcggcggcggctccggcgtctCGCCGACCCCGGTGCCGTCCGCGGCGCCACCCtctccgccacccgccgccgccttcTTATCGCCGGCGGCTTCGGCGGCATCCTTCTTGACGCGCTCGATGTGCTCGTTTAGCTTGATGGCGCCGAGGGAGAGGTTGCGGCCGAGCTTCTCCTCGCGGATGGTGGCCTGAGAGAAGCTGCTCGACTTCTGCGGCAGCATCGCGATTGGTATCGGTATCCTCTCCATTTCTCGCGGCTAACAGCAACGGAAGCCGAGCTCCGAGCAATGGCGGATGCCCCTGCGCGCGCAAAACGCCTCGATCGTTTGGGCGTGCAATAgcggagagggagagagaagagagaggatGGGGAATGGAGGAGGTGTTAGGGGTGGCCCGAAGTTGAGGGATGCATGTTTTGAACGAGTCTCCCTCTCCGTCTTCTTTTAGCTTTGCGCAGTTTGCTAAAGAAAGCAGAGGCGTTCGTTAATTGTTTGTCATTGAGTTTTTTTTCGTTTTTAgggctttttttgtttgttttttttattttgggtagtctttttttttcttttaccaGAAACGGTAGTGTTCACATGATGGATGAAGTTGCGCTCGTCGTCGACTGCCTCGGTGGCAGTCATATCTGTTTTTGATCGAACGGTTCGCAACCATCTCCATGGTTTTGCAACTTGGCCTCCACTGTAATCCAATTCGACCACAACAAGTGCCCCGTTGTAGACCCTGAGGCGCCACCCGTTCGTCCAGGACGCGCTGGATCTTGAACGCCGCCACGTGCTCGCACTGTCGCTGAAACCATGTGCACCCGCCCccacctcctccttctcttctCTTGATGGAGAAGCAGTGTGATCCTACATAAACAAACTAGCCATGCTGCACTGGCACACACCGCAGCGGCCATGGCCAGCTGCACACACTGACATAATTCAAGGAGTGCGCGCGGGGGCGTGGACGTGGCTGGGCACACACGCGTGGTGCAGAGTGAAGCAAGAAGGGGATGACCCGGCCTTGAGCTTGTCCATGTCCATGGCCACAGTGGCCTTGCTTGGATGTGCAAGTGCTTTTTTTTGCAACAAGGGTCCTGATGTGGCTTTTGAAGTAGCAGATACAAACTAAGGTGGTGCTCGACGCCGACAATGTAGATGAGCTTTTGCAATAGCGGCGGCGAATGACGACTATGCTCAATGGCGGTGACTTTTTAGCAGCATAACCTCTATTGTAAAGAAAGATTGCTAAGTGGTGTTGATTGGGTGACGTTTTTGCAACATCACCTCTGTTGCAAATGCTTTTGCGGCATCACCTATGTTGCAAAGTTCTCTGCAACATCACCTTCATTGCAAATGCTTTTGCAACATCACATATGTTGCAAAGTTCTTCGTAACATCACCTTTGTTGcgatggtgagggagtcctggattaaggggtccttcggTGTCCGGGTTATTCgatatgggccgaactgatggaccgtgaagatacaagcagNNNNNNNNNNNNNNNNNNNNNNNNNNNNNNNNNNNNNNNNNNNNNNNNNNNNNNNNNNNNNNNNNNNNNNNNNNNNNNNNNNNNNNNNNNNNNNNNNNNNNNNNNNNNNNNNNNNNNNNNNNNNNNNNNNNNNNNNNNNNNNNNNNNNNNNNNNNNNNNNNNNNNNNNNNNNNNNNNNNNNNNNNNNNNNNNNNNNNNNNNNNNNNNNNNNNNNNNNNNNNNNNNNNNNNNNNNNNNNNNNNNNNNNNNNNNNNNNNNNNNNNNNNNNNNNNNNNNNNNNNNNNNNNNNNNNNNNNNNNNNNNNNNNNNNNNNNNNNNNNNNNNNNNNNNNNNNNNNNNNNNNNNNNNNNNNNNNNNNNNNNNNNNNNNNNNNNNNNNNNNNNNNNNNNNNNNNNNNNNNNNNNNNNNNNNNNNNNNCGTGGATGGCAAtattggtgtccggatatgttatttcgTTCCCccacaaaccgactctgtacaaccctaggtccctccggtgtgtatataaaccggagggtttagtccatagaggctatcagaattctcataggctagacagctaggctttggccattatgatctcgaggtagatcaacacttgtaacccctatactcttcaaatacaatcaagcaggatgtagggtttacctccattatgagggcccgaacctgggtaaacattgtgtcccccttgtcccttgttaccctcgatcctcaaacgcatagttcgggaccccctactcgagatcggccggttttgacacagacattggtgctttcattgagagttccgctatgtcgtcaacagaaggatcgatggctcagccTGTCATCGACGACGATGCTGTCTCCAGGGAGACCTTTTGTGTTTGGCAGCTTCGCTCCGTGTGCCAATTCAACTGGTCACCTTGAGCaggtcgatagctacgcccctggtcatcagatcaggttcggaagcttgaattacatcgttgatatccgaggagatttgatcCCTGAAGGGTTCTCGGCCTCGGCCACCGCTCCTCATCTACATGAAGGAAACCCGTCGGGTTCCACCATCAAACTCCGTTCAAGGATCAACTCTCGTgcctgccctggccttagatccagagcggaCCACTCTATTTGAAGACGGGAGGCTAAGCCCCGCCGGACTCTCTCCTGTCACGGAGATCCCTACCGGAGACCGAgaggtgactgagggagtcctggattagggggtcctcggacgtccggcctatgtgacgtgggccggactcgtgggccgtgaagatacgagatGGAAGGTGttcccccgtgtccggaggggactcccttggcgtggaaggcaagcttagcgttcggatatgaaggttcctttctttgtaaaccgactctgtacaaccctagccccctccggtgtctatataaaccaaagggtttggtCTGTAGAGgtgatcataatcatacatgctagacatctagggtttagccattacgatctcgaggtagatcaactcttgtaacccctatactcatcaaagtcaatcaagcatgaagtagggtattacctccattaagagggtccgaacctgggtaaaacatcatgtccctgtctcctgttaccttcgatcctaagacgcacagttcgggaccccatactcgAGATCtgatggttttgacaccgacattggtgctttcattgagagttcttctgtgcAGTCAGCAGGAGGTtcgatggctccgtcaatcatctacaacaatgccgcCGTGAAGGAGACCTTTCTCCCCagccagatttttgtattcggcggcttcacgctGTGCGCCAACTCGATtgtccaccttgagcagatcgacagctacgcccctggtcatcagatcagttttgggaacctaaactatgtcgctgacatctatggagacttgatcttcgaggggTTCGCCGCCCCAATTGTCGCTCCGGCCTTCGATCCAGAACGGATTGTCAGGTCTgaagacgggagtttagagcccGCAGGACTCTCTACAACTATGGAATTTGCTACCAGAGATCCGGAGGGGACGGCGTTAGTGGCAAACACAATGACGAACCGAACTCCCCTTGATGCTCAATCGCCGGACAATCCGTCGGACTCCAAGTCCGAACTCTCAGGGTCCGTGTTAAGTAGGCGAGAGTAGGAGGCTTCAACCCCGGACAGCCCCGCGAACTGTCTTTCCTCTACCCAAACGTCGCTTTTGAACGAGGCTCTCGACATGATGCGATCACTAGCCATTACGGAAGGATCGCTTCCAAActatgcccagcccggactagggactgagagcagggaattttatgtcccatccaccacccacttcatagacactatcgaagacctaaccgacatgctggattacgcctccgaagacatcgatggtatggacgacgatgccgaagacgaaCAAGGCCAAGACCCTCCGTTTACCGGATGATGGACGACCACTTCCACAtacaacgtgtacatggtggacacacccaaggaggACGACGACGGCAAGAAGGATCCGGATGAGGACAAGCCTGCCGAAGCCCCTCCAAAGCGTCGACGTCGGTGACGCCGCTCAAAATCATGCCGTgacaaagacagcaataccggcaccggacacGATAGCACTCCAGAGAATGCCGAAGACCCCAAAGCCCCTGTAgagccaacatccgaacatgatgattgggaggatgggcaagtacaACCCGATGATCCTATCGAGAACGAGGGCTCGGAGGACAGCAATTACATGCCGGTCtccgaagaggatgtgagcctcgacaacgaagattttatcgtgccggaggaacccctcgaacaagagcacattaaacgccagtgaatcgccactacaagaagcctgaaaaagaaacagcagcagcttcgagctgatcagaatctgctcaatgatagatggaccaatGTCCTGGCTGCTGAGGAATACGGCCTTGAGCGCCCAACTAAGAGTTATCTGAAATGCAGGCtactaccccaattcgatgacgaggcccttGAACCCATAATGCCAAAGCACAAAACTGCCGACAAGCCCAACCGACCACCGCGTGGACGAGACAGATCGGCCACttacgccgaacaccagcccgtgCCACCCCGCCATAGGGGCAGGGAGGTAATGGGCCCGGGCTATACCTAGGACTTATgcaaggacctggacaatagagccggcctgacaagatcaatctatggatcgaggGGGCGTTCCCCAACGCACGGGGACGACCATCAGACCTGGCGGGACAGGCGCAACCTTGCACGAGCCGAAAACCGTATACGACCTTCATCCGAACTATGTCATGATGTCGCCTAGtatagaggcgccgcgcaccccctatgcttcaccgatgaggtaatggaacaCCAGTTccgagaagggtttaaacccatgaacatcgaatcatacgatggcacaacagatcccgcaatatggatcgaggattttcttctccacattcacatggctcgctgtgatgatctacatgccatcaaatacctccccctaaaacttaagggaccagctcggcaatgGTTAAATAGcctgttgggttttgtagtaatttcaaaaaaattcctacgcacacgcaagatcatgtgatgcatagcaacgagaggggagagtgttgtctacgtacccatgcagactgactgcggaagcgttgacgcaacgtagaggaagtagtcgtacgtcttcacgatccaaccgatcaagtaccgaaactacgacacctccgagttcgagcacacgtttagctcgatgacgatccctggactccgatccagcaaagtgtcggggaagagttccgtcagcacgatggcgtggtgacgatcttgatgcactacagcagcagggcttcgcctaaactccgctacagtattatcgaggaatatggtggctgggggcaccgcacacggctaaggaatagatcacgtggatcaacttgtgtgtctagaggtgccccctgcctccgtatataaaggagccaagggggaggggtgcggtcagccctatggaggcgcaggaggagtcctactcccggtaggattcccaagggggaaagaaagAGAgatgtggccggccacctctcctagtcctagtgggactaggggagggggggaggcgcgcagcccaccatgggcagcccctttcacctttccactaaagcccaataaggcccatatggctcccgggggtttcggtaacctcccggtaatccggtaaaatcccgatttcacccggaacacttccaatatccaaacataggcttccaatatatcaatctttatgtctcgaccatttcgagactcctcgtcatgtccgtgatcacatccgggactccgaacaaccttcggtacatcaaaatgcataaactcataatataactgtcatcgtaaccttaatcgtgcggaccctgcgggttcgagaacaatgtagacatgaccgagacacgtctccggttaataaccaatagcgggacctggatgcccatattggctcctacatattctacgaagatctttgtcggtcagaccgcataacaacatacgttgttccctttgtcatcggtatgttacttgcccgagattcgatcgtcggtatccaatacctagttcaatctcgttaccggcaagtctctttactcgttctgtaatacatcatctcgcaactaactcattagttgcaatgcttgcaaggcttatgtgatgtgcattaccgagagggcccagagatacctctccgacaatcggagtgacaaaacctaatcttgaaataagccaacccaacatgtacctttggagacacctgtaatgctcctttataatcacccagttacgttgtgacgtttggtagcacccaaagtgttcctccggcaaacgggagttgcataatctcatagttataggaacatgtataagtcatgaagaaagcaatagcaacatactaaacgatcgggtgctaagctaatggaatggatcatgtcaatcagatcattcaactaatgatgtgatcccgttaatcaaataacaactcctttgtttatggttaggaaacataaccatctttgattaacgagctagtcaagtagaggcatactagtgacactctgtttgtctatgtattcacacatgtattatgtttccggttaatacaattctagcatgaataataaacatttatcatgatataaggaaataaataataactttattattgcctctagggcatatttccttcagtttcccacttgcactagagtcaataatctagttcaaatcgccatgtgattcaacactaagagttcacatcaccatgtgattaacacccatagttcacatcgtcatgtgacctatacccaaagggtttactagagtcaataatctagttcacattatttatgtgattaacacccaaagagtactaaggtgtgatcatgttttgcttgtgagataattttagtcaacgggtctgtcacattcagatccataagtattttgcgaatttgtatgtcaacaatgctctgcacagagctactctagcttattgctcccactttcaatatgtatctagatcgagacttagagtcatccagatctgtgtcaaaacttgcatcgacgtaaccttttacgacgaaccttttgtcacctccataatcgagaaatatttccttattccactaaggataattttgaccaatgtccagtgatctactcttagatcactattgtactcccttgcttaacacagtgtagggtatacaatagatctggtacacatcatggcatactttatagaacctatggctgaggcatagggaatgactttcattctctttctatcttctgccgtggtcgggctttgagtcttactcaacttcacaccttgtaacacaggcaagaaaccttttctttgactgttccattttgaactacttcaaaatcttgtcaaggtatgtactcattgaaaaaacttatcaagtgtcttgatctatctctatagatcttcatactcaatatgtaagcagcttcaccgaggtctttctttgaaaaactcctttatgctttgcagaataattctacattatttccgatcaacaatatgtcattcacatatacttatcagaaatgttgtagtgctccgactcactttcttgtaaatacaagcttcaccgcaagtttgtataaaactatatgctttgatcaacttatcaaagcgtatattccaactccgagattcttgcaccagtccatagatggatcactggagcttgcatatttagttaacacctttaggatcgacaaaaccttctagttgcatcgcatacaactcttctttagtaaatccattaaggaatgcagttttgtttatccatttgccagatttcataaaatgcggcaattgctaacatgtttcggatagacttaagcatagatacgagtgagaaaatctcattgtagtcaacaccttgaacttgtcgaaaaccttttgcgacaattctagctttgtagatagtaacactactatcagcgtccgtcttcctctagaagatccatttattttctatggcttgtcgatcatcgggcaagtcaaccaaagtccatactttgttctcatacatggatcatatctcagatttcatggcctcaaaccatttcgcggaatctgggcccatcatcgcttcctcatagttcacaagttcgtcatggtctagtaacgtgacttccagaacaggattaccgtaccactctggtgtggatctcactctggtttacctacgagatttggtagtaacttgatctgaagttacatgatcattatcattagcttcctcactaattggtgtagtagtcacaggaacagatttctgtgatgaaatactttccaataagggagaaggtacaattaccttatcaagttttctactttcctcccactcacttctttcgagagaaactccttctctggaaaggatccattcttggcaacgaatttgccttcggatctgtgatagaaggtgtacccaacagtttcctttgggtatcctatgaagacatatttctccgatttggttttgagcttatcaggatgaaaccttttcatataagcatcataatcccaaactttaagaaacgacaactttggtttcttgccaaaccacagttcagattgtgtcgtctcaacggacttagatggtgccctttttaaacgtga is drawn from Triticum dicoccoides isolate Atlit2015 ecotype Zavitan chromosome 4A, WEW_v2.0, whole genome shotgun sequence and contains these coding sequences:
- the LOC119286408 gene encoding exocyst complex component EXO70B1-like, which codes for MERIPIPIAMLPQKSSSFSQATIREEKLGRNLSLGAIKLNEHIERVKKDAAEAAGDKKAAAGGGEGGAADGTGVGETPEPPPHEEPDLAELSAEVEAFLASRDGDAPLSISEVTLDRFASAVEVEIAQSEGEEGKWALGEGGQQPLLLAAIKRIVTLASALTATGGGNGTEGAVKYTIGVHRVTGVLHRSMTFLEDELYALLEDPRLTKTPNASESGSATAKSMKRPPSFGQGGDPDRSVVPPTEGGSAGDDASQPFPAETVDHLRAMAEIMITAGYETECTQVFLVARRNALDATMQSLGYEKASIDDVVRMAWEGLESEIGAWIKAYRHILNAGLSAEHDLCVRVFVGRNAGLGRDIFADLARCAMLQMFNFTEAVAMTKRAAEKLFKVLDMYEAIRDGAPVVDGFISTNKAEGGENSSGAEALADLKSELASVRSRLGESAAAIFCDLESSIRADAGKQPVPGGAVHPLTRYLMNYLKYACEYKNTLEQVFREFHRPDADDAPGHEGESNPFAAQLMEVMELLHGSLEAKSKLYKDLALSSIFLMNNGRYMLQKIRGSPEINAVVGEAWARKRSTDLRQYHKNYQRETWGRVLNVLRDDGGITVKGHVQKPVLKERFKQFNAAMDEIQRTQGAWVVSDEQLQSELRVSIAAVVVPAYRSFLGRFAQHFTAGRQTEKYIKLSADDLEGIIEELFEGSAGSMSRRRN